From the Terriglobia bacterium genome, the window GCTTCGCCCCGGATGAGGGCGTTCGACAGGTGGTCAGCGATTTGTGAGACAGGCGCCAGTTCTTTTTTAGCCGCGAAGCAGCGGCTTGCCGAGGTTACGACTCTTCATGCTGCGTTTCTATACCGCCGGTGAATCGCACGGCCAGGCGCTGCTAGCCTGGATCTCCGGGCTGCCCGCTTCCCTGCCCGTGGATGTGGCCTTCGTGAACCACGAATTGCACCGCCGGCAGCTGGGCTTCGGGCGCGGCGGGCGCCAGAAGATCGAGAAGGACCGCGCGGAGATTTTTGCGGGGGTGCACCACGGGCGCACCATCGGGGCGCCCATCGCGCTGCGCATCGAAAACCGCGACTGGGCCAACTGGGAAAAAGCGCTGCCCGTGGAAGGGCCGGGAGATCCGGCGGCGGAACGCCGGCTTACCGCGCCGCGCCCCGGCCACGCGGACCTTGCCGGCGGGTTGAAATTCGACCTGCACGATGCGCGCTACATCCTGGAGCGCGCGTCGGCTCGGGAAACCGCGGCGCGGGTGGCCGCGGGAGCGCTGGCCAAGCTGCTGCTGCGGGAATTCGGGATCGAGCTGGCCAGCCACGTCGTCGCCGTGGGGCATGTGCGGCTGGAGCGTCCGGCCACGTGGGAAGAAGTGAAAGCCGTTTGCGGGGATCTGGATTCCCCGCTGCGCTGCGTGGACGGAGAAACGCAGGAGCGCATGAAGGCGGAAGTGGACCAGTCGCTGCGCAAGGGCGACACGGTGGGCGGGGTCTTCGAAGTGATCGCGCACAACGTGGTGCCCGGCCTGGGGAGCCACGCGCAGTGGGATGAAAAACTCGACGGGCTGCTGGCGCAGGCGATGATGTCGCTGCAATCGGTGAAGGGCGTGGAGATCGGCGCGGGAATCACCGCGGCCGGGAGCTACGGCTCGGAGGTGCAGGATGAGATCGGCTACGACGCAGGGGCGCGGCGCTTCCGCCGGCCGAGCAATCGCGCCGGGGGACTGGAAGGCGGGATCAGCAACGGCGAGGACGTGGTGGTGCGCGGGTACATCAAGCCGATCTCCACGCTGCGGCGCCCGCTGGAGACGGCCGATCTGGTGACCAAGGAGCCCGTGAAAGCCGCCTACGAGCGCTCCGACATCTGCGTGGTGCCGGCGGCGGGAGTGGCCGGGGAAGCCATGGTCGCTCTTGTGCTGGCGGGCGCTTTTCTGCAAAAATTTGGAGGAGATTCGCTGGCGGAGACGCGGCGTAATTTTGAGGGCTATGGCCGACAACTCGACAACTACTGAACGCACCGCAGGCGGGGAAAAGCCGCGCACGATCTATGCGATCGTGAAATACGGCGACCCGATTCTGGAAACGCCGACGGCGCCGGTGACCAGCTTCGACGCCCAGTTCGCGGAACTGTGCGAGGACATGTTCGCTACGATGTATGCGGCGCAGGGCGTAGGTCTGGCCGCTCCCCAGATCGGGCGGAGCCTGCGCGTGGCCGTGGTGGACGTGACCAGCGGGAAGAATCCGGAAGCGCGCATCGTGCTGGCCAACCCGGAGATCATTCATGGGGAGGGCGAGAAGCGCGAGGAAGAAGGATGCCTTTCCATTCCCGGCTTCCGGGGCTACGTGATGCGGCCGCAATTCGTCACCGTGCGCGCGCAGAACACCAAGGGCGAATCGTTCGAGCTGCGCGGGGAGGACCTGCTGGCGCGGGCCTTCTGCCATGAGATCGATCACTTGCACGGCATCCTGTTTCTGAAGCACCTCAGCATGCTCAAGCGCGACCTGATCAAGCGCAAAATCAAGAAGCTCCGCAAACAAGGCGAGTGGTGAGCTCCGGGCGGCTCGGAGGAGGCGCCATGCGCATCGTCTTCTGCGGCACGCCGGACTTCGCCGTTCCCACCCTGCAGCATCTTCTAGCCAGCAAAGAGTTCCAAATCGCAGCGGTGCTCTCGCAGCCGGACCGCCCGCGGGGGCGCGGGCAGGAGATCTCCGCGCCGGCGGTCAAGCAGGCTGCGCTGGCCGCGGGGATTCCAGTGCACCAGCCGGCGAAAATCCGCAGCGAGGATGCGCTGGCTCTGCTCAAGCGGCTTGCGCCCGACGCCGTGGTGATCATCGCCTACGGGCAGATCATTCCCGCGGCGCTGCTGGCGATCCCGCGTCTGGGCTGGATCAATCTGCACGCGTCGCTGTTGCCGAAATACCGCGGCGCAGCGCCCATCAACTGGGCCATCGTGAACGGCGAGACGCGCACGGGGCTGACCACCATGCGCATCGACGCAGGCATGGATACCGGGGAGATCCTGCTGCAGCAGACGCTGGAGATCGGAGCGGAAGAAACCGCTCCGGAACTGGCGGCGCGCATGGCCCAGGCCGGCGCACCGCTCATGGCCGAGACACTGCGCGGTCTGCGCGACGCCCGGATCACGCCGCGCGCGCAGGACCACGCCGCAGCCAGCGTCGCGCCCCTTCTCAAACGCAGCGACGGGCGCATCCCATGGGAGTTGACCGCCGGGCAGATTTACAATCGAATCCGCGGGCTGGCTCCGTGGCCGGGGGCGTTCAGCACGTTTCGCGGGCAGCGCTGCCACATCTGGGGCCAACCCGTGGACGGGACAACGCTGGCGCATCCCGGACGCATCTTGCATAGCGGAAGCGAAGTGGAGGTAGCCTGCGGCTCCGGGACACTTCTGCGGCTGGATGGCGTCAAATTAGAGGGACGCAAGCGTGTCTCCGCGCAGGAGTTCGCCAACGGTGCGCGACTCGGCGAGGGTGAGGGCTTTGAGGCGGATGCCTGAGGCCGCTGGAGGTCGTGCGCGGCGGAGAAGGAACAGCGCCGGCGCACGGAAATTGCACGCAACACGGCACTGGGGCATACTCGCATTTCTGTGCCATTTCGGTAAATCTGGAGCGACGCGAATGATTTTTCATCGGAACGGCATGACACCCGCAGGCCGCGGGCGACTGAAGGCTGCGGGCCGCTTGTTTCTCTGCGGCGTGCTGACGCTCCAGCTTTGCGGCGCACCGCTGGGCCGCGCGGCCAACGATTCTCGCGCACAGTTGCCTCCCCCCGATGCCCTCCTGCAGACCATGAAGGGCGAACTGACGCGCGCCACCAAGGAACTGGGCAAGAACGATCCCGCG encodes:
- the aroC gene encoding chorismate synthase: MLRFYTAGESHGQALLAWISGLPASLPVDVAFVNHELHRRQLGFGRGGRQKIEKDRAEIFAGVHHGRTIGAPIALRIENRDWANWEKALPVEGPGDPAAERRLTAPRPGHADLAGGLKFDLHDARYILERASARETAARVAAGALAKLLLREFGIELASHVVAVGHVRLERPATWEEVKAVCGDLDSPLRCVDGETQERMKAEVDQSLRKGDTVGGVFEVIAHNVVPGLGSHAQWDEKLDGLLAQAMMSLQSVKGVEIGAGITAAGSYGSEVQDEIGYDAGARRFRRPSNRAGGLEGGISNGEDVVVRGYIKPISTLRRPLETADLVTKEPVKAAYERSDICVVPAAGVAGEAMVALVLAGAFLQKFGGDSLAETRRNFEGYGRQLDNY
- the def gene encoding peptide deformylase; translation: MADNSTTTERTAGGEKPRTIYAIVKYGDPILETPTAPVTSFDAQFAELCEDMFATMYAAQGVGLAAPQIGRSLRVAVVDVTSGKNPEARIVLANPEIIHGEGEKREEEGCLSIPGFRGYVMRPQFVTVRAQNTKGESFELRGEDLLARAFCHEIDHLHGILFLKHLSMLKRDLIKRKIKKLRKQGEW
- the fmt gene encoding methionyl-tRNA formyltransferase, producing MRIVFCGTPDFAVPTLQHLLASKEFQIAAVLSQPDRPRGRGQEISAPAVKQAALAAGIPVHQPAKIRSEDALALLKRLAPDAVVIIAYGQIIPAALLAIPRLGWINLHASLLPKYRGAAPINWAIVNGETRTGLTTMRIDAGMDTGEILLQQTLEIGAEETAPELAARMAQAGAPLMAETLRGLRDARITPRAQDHAAASVAPLLKRSDGRIPWELTAGQIYNRIRGLAPWPGAFSTFRGQRCHIWGQPVDGTTLAHPGRILHSGSEVEVACGSGTLLRLDGVKLEGRKRVSAQEFANGARLGEGEGFEADA